The segment AGAAATAGGAGAGATACCAGAGGACTGGGAAGTAGTGAAACTGGGAGAGGTGTGTGAGAAACCACAATATGGAATGACATCCACTTCTTTGATAGAAAAAACCTCTATAAAATTTTTAAGAATTACAGATATCCAAGAAGAAAAAGTCGATTGGGATTTAGTTCCTTATTGTAATTGTCATTCAGAAGATTTTAAAAAATATAGAATAGAAGAAAAAGATATTTTAATAGCACGAATTGGTGCTACTACTGGAAAAAGTTTTTTTGCTAAAAATGTTACTTCAGCCGTCTTTGGTTCTTACTTAATAAAAATAAAACCAAAAGAAAAATTACTTCCTGAATTTTTAAATTGTTACCTTCATACGACTATATATTGGGAACAAATAACATATCAAAAGGGAGGAAAACTTAAAGGAGGTATAAACATCCCCATTTTACAAAATTTAAAAATCACTCTTCCTTCGCTCCCAGAACAAAAAGAGATAGCGGATATATTAAAGGTGGTGGATGAGAAGATAGAGTTTGAAAGGAAGAAAAAGGGACTGTATGAAGAACTATTTAAAAGTTTGCTGAATAAGATAATAAGTGGTGAGATAGATGTGGAGAAAATCAAGATGGAATAAATTATGGCTTATATACTTATGGATGAATCTGGAGATTTGGGTTTTGATTTTTCAAAAAAGAGAACAAGCAATTTTTTTGTTATAACTTTTTTGTTTATTGAAAATAAAAGACCTGTGGAAAAGATAGTTAGGAAGACACATTATGAATTACAAAAAAAATATAAAAGAAAAAGAGGAGAATTACATGCAACTAAGGAAAATATATTAACCCGCCATAGATTATTGAGGAGATTAGCAGAAAAAGATTGTTATATTATGGCAATATATTTAAACAAAAGAAAGGTGTATACAAAATTACAAAATGAAAAAGCAATTCTATATAATTATGTGACTAATATTTTACTTGATAGGATATTTACAAAGAAAGTTTTATCTGACTATAGAAAAATAGAACTAATTGCTTCTAAAAAAGAAACAAATAAATTTTTAAATGAGAATTTTAAAAATTATCTAAATAATCAGATAAAAAACCGTCATAACATTGAATTGGATATAAGCATTAAAACACCTGCTGAGGAAAAAGCATTACAGGCAGTTGATTTTATAAGTTGGTCTATCTTCAGAAAATATGAACATAGAGATGAAAGTTATTATAACATCATTAAAAGTAAAATTATTGAAGAAAACGCTTTATT is part of the bacterium genome and harbors:
- a CDS encoding restriction endonuclease subunit S; the protein is AYASGIRKVILKDNHRLLKNFVYYYLQTDLVQQIIKTHTTGVTIKHAGKSLNYINIPIPPLPIQQKIVKILDTIQEGIDLQEKIIEKTKELKKSLMTELFRYGAPSFRRHRKLKQTEIGEIPEDWEVVKLGEVCEKPQYGMTSTSLIEKTSIKFLRITDIQEEKVDWDLVPYCNCHSEDFKKYRIEEKDILIARIGATTGKSFFAKNVTSAVFGSYLIKIKPKEKLLPEFLNCYLHTTIYWEQITYQKGGKLKGGINIPILQNLKITLPSLPEQKEIADILKVVDEKIEFERKKKGLYEELFKSLLNKIISGEIDVEKIKME
- a CDS encoding DUF3800 domain-containing protein, translated to MAYILMDESGDLGFDFSKKRTSNFFVITFLFIENKRPVEKIVRKTHYELQKKYKRKRGELHATKENILTRHRLLRRLAEKDCYIMAIYLNKRKVYTKLQNEKAILYNYVTNILLDRIFTKKVLSDYRKIELIASKKETNKFLNENFKNYLNNQIKNRHNIELDISIKTPAEEKALQAVDFISWSIFRKYEHRDESYYNIIKSKIIEENALFK